The stretch of DNA CACAATCCGGGCAATCGGCTTGACCCCAAGTTCATCTGCTTTTTCCCTGGACATGATCAGCATAGCCGCGGCTCCGTCATTTAGTCCGCACGCATTGCCAGCAGTGATCGTTCCGTCCTTTTTGAAAGCCGTCCGCAAAGAGGAAAGCACTTCAAGGGATGTTCGTTCATTTGGCCCTTGGTCTTCTTCCAACGTCACAGTTTCTTTTCGCTTTGTCGCAGTAACAGGAACAATTTCTTTTGCAAAAATGCCGTCCCGCTGCGCTTGCAATGCCCGCTCGTGACTACGAAGTGCAAAGGCGTCTTGCTCTTCCCGTGTAATGCCGTGTTCTTCCGCCACCACTTCCGCCGTTTCCCCCATCGTCATATCGACAAACGGGTCATGGAGCATTTCCACAATCTTATCGGTTACTTGATGGTGACCTAGCCGATAGCCAGACCGGGTCCCTTTTAATAAATGCGGGATTTGGCTCATATTTTCTGTACCAACGACGAGAATTGTTTCCGCATCTCCCGATTTGATCGCCTGGATGCCATTTACCAAGGCTTGCATGCCGGAAGCACAGTTTTGTCCAACTGTATGGGCCGAAATCTTTTCAGGGAACCCCAATTCCAAAGAGGCAATTCGACCGACATTCGAGAATGCGGAGGATTGATCTACATTTCCGACAATGATTTCGTCAATTGCTTCAGGTGGCACGTTGCTTTCTTCGACTACTGCTTTCATTACCGTTTTGGCCAATTCTTTGGTCGAGACATTTTCGTACATCCCATTAAACGTGCCGATCGCTGTTCGTTTGGCACTGACAATGACTACTTCTTTCATTGTTCTAACCCCCTTCAGGCTTTCACCAGTTGCGTCTTTAATATTTTTCCACTCAGTGTTTTCGGCATTTCATCAAGAACGTAATATTTCTTCGGGATTTTATAAGGAGCTAAATTCTTTCTACAAAACTTTTCAACATCCTCAAAATCAACCGAACCTTTGGAATCCTTCAATGTTACATAGGCAACAACTTGTTCCCCTTTAATCGCATCCGGTTCTCCGACCACGCCCACTTCAAGAAAACTGCCGTACTGATAGAGGACTTCCTCGATTTCCCGTGGATAGATTTTCAAACCGCCTTGGTTGATCATATCTTTTTTCCGATCAACGATATAAAAATACCCATCCTCGTCTTGATAACCAACGTCACCCGTATGGAACCACCCTCCACGCAATGCTTCTTTTGTAGCTTCCGGCCTATTCCAATACCCTTTCATGACATTCGGCCCTTGGACAACGACTTCCCCAATTTCACCCACAGGCACTTCTTGATCATTTTCATCAAAAATTTTGACCGATACCCCTTCAATCGCAGGACCGATTGATCCATGTTTAATCGGACCATCTGGACCGTGATTGCTAACGACAGGCGAACATTCGGTCAAGCCATAGCCTTCCAAGATGTCAAACCCGAATAATTCCTTCCATCGTTTGTGGACCGACACAGGCATGGACGCCGCACCCGTGAAAGCAATCCGTAAATTGAATTGATAGTTCTCGATATTTGGGTCATTTAACAGCATCGCATACATGGTCGGTGGACCAAAAAAATACGTAATTTGCTCCTTTTCCATCGTGTCCAATACAACTTTCGGGACGAATTTCTCCATGATGTAGCAACCTGCATTCGATAGGATCATCGTATTTAAGCAGTTCGTTTGTGCTGCTGCATGATAAAGAGGCGCGACAATCAATCCAATATCATCGGACGTACACTTTAAATGCTCACTATAGGTCTTAGCATTTCCGGCAAGTCCATCATGCGTTAACATTGCCCCTTTCGGATGACCTGTCGTTCCAGACGTATAGAGGATTTGACAGACAGCATTATCTTCAATATTCGCCTCGTATTCCCCGGATTGTTCGGTCATATATCTTCCAAAATTCAATTCTTCCGATTCATCATCGAGCACGACTATCTTTTTTACATTTTCTGAATGCTTGTTTACTGTTTCGATATTGTTTTTCGCCGATTGCTCACAAACATAGACGACCGGCTGGCAATCCTCCACTATAAAGCTCATTTCATTGGGAGTATAGAGAGGATTGATTGGCACGATGATGGCTCCGATTTTCATGGCGGCGTAATAACAATAGATGAATTCAAATCGGTTACCTACTTGAATGAGGATGCGTTCACCTTTTTCGACACCGAATGACAAAAATGCGTTCGCTGTCTGATTGATCTTCTTTTCCAATTCTTCATATGTAATTGTAGAATGCAGATTTTTTAAAGCAATTTTGTTGGGAGTAGAAATGGAAAACCTCGTAATCTCATTCATTACATTCATTATGATTCCTCCAATCAATTTAAATGAATACCAGTTCAAAAATTTCCTCTTAAAACTAATTTGACTAGTTTATACCTTTGTTTTACAATGTTCAATAAATGAATTTATATTCATAATTCTATTTCAAATCGATTAAATTGTCAAAATATTATTTAATTCTAGCTACTTTTATATCCTCAAGTGAATTTGTCCTCAATTAAATAAATTGGAGTGAGAGCTTATGAAAAAAAATGACAAGTATTATAGTATCTTGGAAGCTGCCAAGAAAGTATTTGCCCAAGAAGGCTATCATGGTGCCTCCATCTCAAAAATAGCTAAGGAAGCTGATATTGGTGACGGCACTGTTTATTTATATTTTAAAAACAAAGAAGATATTTTGATCCAATTATTCGACACGGCCATTTATCATCGTCATGTTCCGAAATCTGAGAGCTTAATCGAACCGCTTCAAGATCCACGGATTATGCTGTATGAATTAATCCGCAATCATTTTGACTTTTTTGGAGAAGACTATGACATGGCAAAAGTGGTTCAGATCGAATCACGGCAACCTACCGAATCATCAAGAAGCGTTGTCAAAAAAGGAACAAAACGCTATTTCCAATTACTGAGGAAAATTATAGAAAAAGGACAAGAAGAAGGTTTATTCCGAACGGATGTATCGACCTCTTCCTTACAAATACTTATCTTCGGCACATTGGATGAATTCGTAACAGCTTGGGTTCTATCGGAACATAAATATTCATTAATGCGCAAAGTGGAGGATGCCTATAAAATGCTCTTGCAATCCATCTATAACTTTTCCAACAACGAAAGAGAACAATGGCTTGCATCTCCCAGAAAAAATTGACCAAAAGAAGCGGCAAACACGCCGCTTCTTTTGGTCAGCCTGTTATTTTTGCACTTGCTTCTTCATATTCATAAAAACCTTTTCCCGTTTTCAAGCCTAGATGCCCTTTCCTCACTAGTTCCTTGAGAAACTCTCCCGGTCTATACGCTTCGTTTCCAGTTTCGGCATAGACATGCTCCATAAAGTACAGCAGCGTATCCAAGCCGATATAATCGGATAACTCCAGCGGCCCCATCGGATGTCCCATCGCCTTCTTCAATGCTGTATCAATATCCTCTTTCGTTGAAATCCCTTGTTCATAAGAAAGCATCGCTTCATTCAACATAGGCGTGATGATGCGATTGACGATAAAGCCAGGGACATCTTTTGCCAGCACTACGTTCTTTTCCAGGCTTTCAATAAAACTTGTTGCCGTTTTAATAGTTTCCTCTGAAGAATGTTTTCCTTGTATTAATTCCACGACAGGCATAATAGGCGCCGGATTAAAAAAATGTGTGCCAACCACTCGTTCCTTGTTCTTACAGCCGAGCGCAATATCTGTTATTGAAATACCTGAAGTATTGGAAGCCAGTATCGTATCAGAAGAAACAATGTCTTCCAATCGGTTAAATAAGGATTGTTTTACATCTAACTGTTCTGCAATCGCCTCAATTACAATTTCCGCACTCTCGATATCTTCCAATCGTCCCCCAATTATCAGACGTCCTTCTAAAAGTTGGAGCTCCTCTTGCCTATTTCTCTTTTCGGCCCACTTTTTTATTCGGTTCAATACATTGGAAGCCGCTAGTTTTAGCTGACTCTCATTGACATCATACAAGACGACAGAGTAGCCAGATTGAATACATACTTGGGCGATGCCGCTCCCCATCGCACCTGCGCCTACCACGGCGACCTGGGTGATTTCTTTGATCTTTTTCATACGAACCTCCGAAATTGTGAATTTATCTTGATGCTTATTCGTTCATCCACGAAAGACTTCCTTCGCAATAACCACTCGCTGAATCTCGCTCGTTCCTTCATAAATACGATTGATCCGTGAATCACGAAGCATTCTTTCGATTGGGAAATCCATCGTATAGCCGTAACCGCCAAATACTTGAAGCGATTCATTGATAATTGCATCCGCTTTTTCCGAAGCATAGGCTTTCACGATGGACCCTTCCAAGTTAAATGGTTTCTCTTCTTCCATCAGCCGGATGGCGCTTTCCAACATGGATTCGATAGCGAAAATCTCCATTTTCATTTCGGCAATTTTGTTCTGGATCGACTGGAAGCTCGCAATCGATTTTCCAAACTGCTGTCTCTCTTTGGCATACTCTACCGCCATTTCAAAAGCCCCTTTAGCCAAGCCAAGCGATTGAGCCGCAATTGACAACCGCCCATTCTGCATGACTCTCATCGCATACTTGAAGGCCTCTCCCACCTCACCGAGAACTTGAGAGGAAGGTACACGGACATTATCCAAGATGACATCACTTGTTTCCGAGCCCCGGATTCCCAACTTTTTCTCCACTTTCCCGATGGATAAACCCTCCGCCCCTTTTTCGACGATAAAAGCAGTGATTCCGCCGCGGGCTCCTTTTTCCATATCCGTTTTGGCAAACACGACGAAAACGTCTGCGGAAGGCGCATTTGTAATAAAGCACTTGCTTCCATTAATGATCCAATCGTCTCCATCCTTCTTCGCCATAGTCCGAATTCCCGCCGCATCTGATCCAGCTCCCGGCTCCGTCAAAGCGAAGGCGCCCAAATACTCCCCTTGAGCAAGCGGCGTTAAATACTTCCTTTTCTGTTCGTCTGTTCCTGCGACATAAATCGTATTCGATGCAATCGTTGTGTGTGCTCCGATAATCGCCGGAATCGAGCCTTCGATTTTCGCAAGCTCCTCCACCATCATGTAATACGCCCGCCACCCGAATCCGCTGCCTCCGTATTCTTCCGGAAAGGGAACGCCGAACATCCCCATTTCCTTCATCTCTTCCATCAAACCAGAAGGGACTTGATGATTTTCATCAATGGATGCTGCCACAGGAGCGATTTTCTCCTGCGCAAATCCTCGTATTGTACTAGAAAATATATCTAATTCCTCTTGGACTTCTTTCTCTTTTACCGCCATTTCCCCAACCCCTTACACAGTAATTTTGCCTAGTTCGTGTTTCACGATTTTACCAACCGAGTTTTTCGGCAAAGCATCTAAAAAGTATATTTTCACAGGGCATTTATAATTCGCCATTTTTTCTTTGCAGTACGTAATAATAGCCTCTTCGCTCAACTGATCACTTTCGTGAACACTGACATAAGCGACCACTTCTTCCCCGTATTTTTCATCAGGAATCCCGACGACTGCCGCCTCTTTAATAGAAGAAATTTCATAAAGAACTTCCTCGATCTGCTTCGGATAAATATTAATGCCGCCCCGAATAATGACATCCTTTTTTCTTCCGACGAGATAGAAATAGCCGTCTTCGTCTTCATACCCAATATCCCCGGTGTATAGCCAGCCATCCCGCAACGCTTCCTCCGTCGCCTTCGGGTTATTCAAATAACCCGCCATGACGACATCTCCCTTGACAATCAATTCTCCCCGCTCGCCCCGAGGGACTTCCCCTCCTTGTTCATCTACAACTTTCACTTGTTGGCCCGGAAGCGGGATGCCAATAGAGCCGATCTTTTGCGTGCCATGTAAAGGATTGGATGTCGAACAAGCCGCCGCTTCTGACAATCCCCAAGCTTCCAAAAATTGAAATGGATAGTTTTGTTGAAATCTATGAAATTCACTTTCTGTAAGGGGAGCTCCACCACATAAGCCGAATTTCAATGGGCTTAGATCATATTTCTGGATCTCTTCGGCAGGAAAATCAGCGAGTAGTTTATAAACAGTCGGCACACCTACTGTATAAGTAGGCTTGAACTGTTCGACATTTCGTAAAAACTCATTCGGATCGAAACGGTTTGTCAGCACCACACTTGCCCCAAGATAGATAGGCGCGCTTAGTGTAAAATGAATGGAATTGACATGGAATAACGGCAAAATTAAATACGAACGGTCACTCTCCTGTAAATGAAGGCTCTCGATCACACCGTGGATCATGCTCACAACATTCCGATGGGTCAATAAAACCCCTTTCGGCTTACCTGTCGTTCCAGACGTATAAATAATGAGTGCGACCGCTTCTTGATCGATCTCTTGCTCTGGTATTCCTTGACCTGTAAACAGGGATAAAAAACGAATTTCTCCCTCATTCACCGGTCCATCCAACAGAACTTGAACCGGATGGATTTCCATATTGCGCATAGCTTCCGCCGCTTTCTCTTTACATGAGTTTTCATAGAAAAAACATTTGGCGTTTGAGTTTTCCAGCTGATGCTTGATTTCATCAGGCTTCAAAGCAGGATTCATCGTTGTTATCGCCACGCCCAGTCGCCAGCACGCATATAACGTCCAAACAAATTCAATCCGATTGGAAGCTTGGATGGCCAAGACATCCCCTTGTTCGAGACGGAGAGACTTTTTCATCCCCTCCGCCAACTGCCCAATCTGCTGATCGAGTTCTTCATAAGAGAATGTTTTGTCTTTCTCGTATATTGCAATTTTGTGAGGATTTTTTCGTAATCCTTCCTTTAAAATGGTCGAAATCATACGTCCACCTCCCGAAAAACTCAATCCTACTTGCCCAAATATAATTGTTTAATTTCCTCATTTTGCCGCAGATCTTCTGCTTTTCCTTCCAGGGCAATCCGACCGTTTTCCAATACATACGCGTAATCGGAAATCTCCAATGCCATATGAGCATTCTGCTCCACTAACAGGATGGATGTCCCTTCCTTATTGATTGCCTGGATAATCTCAAAAATCTCTCGGACGATGATTGGTGCAATCCCAAGGGATGGTTCATCCAACAATAATACTTTCGGATTCCCCATCAGAGACCGGCCAATCGCTAACATCTGTTGTTCTCCACCACTCAAAGTACCCGCCTTTTGCTGAAGCCGCTCTTTCAGCCGCGGAAAATACGTGAACACTTTTTCCAGATTACGTTCATCCGTTTTCTTATCTTTCGATTGATACGCCCCGATTTTCAAGTTCTCCTCAACCGTTAGCAATGGAAACACACGGCGCCCTTCCGGACAATGAATGATCCCTTGTTTGACGATTTCATTGGAAGGTTTTCGAATGAAGGAAGACCCTTTCCATTCGAAATGACCTTGTTTCGGCTGGATCAGTCGGGAAATTGTTTTCAGTGTAGTCGATTTTCCAGCTCCATTTGCGCCGATTAGTGACACTATGGATCCTTCCTCCACTTGAATGGAAATTCCTTTCAACGCATGCACCTTTCCGTAATACGTATGAATATCAGTTAGCTTCAACAAGAGGCTCCACCTCCCCCAAATAGGCTTCGATGACAACCGGATCATTTTGCACTTCCTTCGGCAGCCCTTCCGCAATCTTTTGACCGAAATTGACAACAGTCAAATAATCCGACACTTTCATCACCAATGACATATCATGCTCGATCAATAAAACGGTATATCCCATCTCCTCTTTCAGACGGATGATCAATTCGCTGATTTGCTGCGTTTCAACAGGATTCATACCCGCAACCGGCTCATCCAACAGCAGCAGTTTCGGTTCCGCCATTATCGCGCGGCCGATATCGACCATCTTCTGATAACCGAAAGGGAGATCGGATACCTTTTCATGAGCAAGTTCCGTAATATCGAGCATTTCCATCACATCATATGCCTTATCCTTCGCTTCTTTTTCCGCTTTCCGGACAGAAGGCAAATGGACGGAAATGGAGAAAATATTGCGTTTCATCAAAGGATGCAATCCGGTTAATAGGTTTTCTAACACCGTCATTTCGGAAAACAACTCGACATTTTGGAAGCTTCGGGCAATGCCTTCCCGTACGACCTCATGCGGTTTCACTTTCAATAAATCTTTTTCATTGAAAAGGATACGGCCGCCTGTAGGTGTGTAGAAACGGCTAATGCAGTTGAACACGGTCGTTTTTCCCGCTCCGTTTGGCCCGATGATGGAATAAATACTGCCTTCCGGTACTGTGAACGACAGACGATCAACAGCAGTCAATCCCGCAAATTGGACAGTCACATTTTCAAAGGTTAACATCTCTCGCCACCCCTTTCACAGACGCGGAAGCCGATGCAGGCTCACTCGGCTCTTGTTTACTATGTGGTTTTTTCGCAAAATCAAAGAGGGACACGATCCCTTTCGGACGGAAAAACAGCACGAGCACGACCGCCAAACCAATGACAATATTCGTAATCCCGACGAACGCATTCGTGAAATGCGGAATAATCGTAAAGAGCACGGCACCAATAATGGCACCTGGAATGGAAGCCATCCCGCCGACCACAATCATGGCTAGTAACATCAGCGATGTCACGATGCTAAAATCATCCGGACTGACAAACCCAATCCAATACGCATATAACCCGCCCGCGATGCCAGTGAAGAAGGCGCTGATGACAAACATCATCGTTTTATTAAACGCGATATGGATACCGTTTGCCTGCGCAGCCACTTCACTGTCACGGATGGCAACAAACGCCCTGCCCAATCCGCTTTTCACAATATTATTCATGACCCAGATAATTAGGAGGGTTATGAGGACGACGACGTAGAAAAACTGAATGTCAGAAGAGAGGAAGGCGGGCCGGGTAACCGAGAGTCCCGAATAACCATTCGTCACGGTATCCCAATTCAATACAATTTGTGGAACGGATAGCCCGAACCCGAGTGTCGCTACCGCCAAAAAGTGGCCACTCAACCGGACGGCCGGCAAGCCAATCACCAAACCGATTACGCCTGTCACCACTCCAGAAAGTGGGAGCAATAGCCAGATCGGCAAATTATATTTCCCCGCTAAAATGGCGACCGTATATCCTCCGATTACGAGGAAAGCTGCATTTCCGACGGAGATCTGTCCACCGAAACCGACAAGCAGGTTCAAAGCCATCGCCGCGATGACATACACACAGGCCAGAACGAAGAGTGTCATGAAATAACCCGAATTCCCGACCAGCATCGGAAATGCCAGGGCAAATAAAATCAACAGGCCGACCCACGCTTTTTTATTCCCAAGAAGTTGTTTCATTGTTCATCACACCTTCTTCACCATTTTTTCTCCGCCGAATAGGCCTTGTGGACGAATGTAAAGCACTGCCACAATCAACAGGAAGGTATACACCATTTTCATTTCTGGAGCGCCATAGTAGCTGACCAGATTCTCAAAAACTCCGACAATCAATCCTCCAATTAATGCGCCAGGCAAACTGACAAACCCGCCAAGTACCGCGGCTGCAAAAGCCATCACCAAAACTGTGAACATCATATTGATATTCAGGAAAGTGATAGGCGCGGTCATCATACCGGCCACTCCACCAAGGATAGCTCCGATTGCCCAAATGGACAGAAAGACCGTTGACACTTTCACCCCCATCAGTTCGGCTGCTGTAATATCCTGTGATGAGGCCCGCATCGCCAACCCCACTTTGCTATATTTGAAGAAAAAGTAGAACAGCAACATCAAAACAGCAGTCAATCCAACAACAAATAACTCATTTGGCGTTACAAAAACCGAGCCAATCTGAAAAGGAGCCCCTTGCACAGCTTCCGGATAACTCGTCGGATGATGCCCCCAGATTAATCCGGCAACCCCGTTCAGAATGAGAAACAACCCCAGCGTCATCACCATCTGGAAAATATGGGATTGGTTCTGAATCCGCTTCATGAACACTTGATAAATGACAATACCGAGTATCGCGGCAAAGGCGAGTGCAAGGAAAAAGGAGACCAGATACGGCAAATTCAGGCTGGATAGAAACAGGAAACTGACAAATGTCGTGATCATCGCCATCTCCCCTTGCGCAAAATTCACTACGCCGGTCGTTTTATAAATGAGCACCATCCCTAATCCTGCCAGACCATACACACAGCCGAAGATCAATCCACTGATAATAATTTGCATTTTGCGTCCCACCTTTTCGCGTTCAAATTCAATTACATCTTTACATCATGACGTCCTCACTCAACCGATATATACCAAATCAACTTACCCAACTTGTAGAAAAAGAAGAAGAGACTCGACGCCTTTTCTTCTTTTCTCTTTTAATCCGAAGTAACTTCACCCGTTTTCGGATCGACTGTCATAATGACAGAAGTAGATTCGATTTTTCCGTCTTTCGCTTCAGTCAAATACAACGATGTGACGCCATAGTGATTTTCCTCGGAAAATGAAACACCTGCGTAAATGGAATCTTTCCAGTTGTCAAATGTATAGAAGGTTTCCAAAAAGCTTGGCCAGTCTAAGTTATCCTCGGCCCGTTTCAAGCCCTCAACGAACACTTCCGCACTTCCCCAGCCCGATTGACTTACACCAACCAACGGCTCTTTCGGATGATCGGACCCGAATCGTTCAACAAACAACTTCAAACTGTCGCTTTCATCTCCTCCACCCGGAATCGGAATCGTAGCAGCTGAAATCGTTCCATTCCAAACATCTTCTCCCGCAAGTTCAAAGAGATTCGAGTCATTACCGCCTACAGACGCAACAATATACGTAATATCATTTGCCCCGATCCGATAAAGAGCCTTTTTAAAGTTAGCTGCCGGATTCGGTGTACTCAATACAATGACAGCATCCGGTTTTGCATTTTGAATCTTTTGAGCTTGCGAACTGAACTCTACATCCGTTTGCAAGAAATTCACTTCTTCTACAATTTCTACATCCGCATAATTACCGATTGCTTCTTTGATCGCTTCATATCCTTCTTTTCCTAGATCATCATTCTGATAGGCGATGGCAATCGTTTTGGCATCCGCTTGATTGACCGCATAATCCAAAAGAAGTTTCGCTTCAATGGAGTAATTGATGACACTGCCACCCAATACGTTTGGAATCGGCGGATCCATCAATTGTTTATTTCCTGTCCCTGGCATAATGACAGGAATGCCTGTCTGCTTGTAATAATCCAAAACCGCTAAGTTGGCACTGGATCCTACGTTTCCAACCATTGCAAACACTTTATCCTGCTCCACAAGTCTTTTTACCATTTGAACGGTTTTCGCTGGTTCCCCTTGATTGTCATAGGCAACCAACTTCAACGTCCGTCCATTGACTCCCCCGTTTTCATTGATGTAATTGAAATAGGATTCAACCGCTTTCCGGCTCGAGTCATAAATGGCAGTAGCCCCGGTTTGCGGACCTACAAAACCAACAAGAATTTCACTATCCGTTACCCCTTGCGGTAAATCGCCCTTTCCTTCCGAAGCATCCGCACTGCTTGAAGTTCCCTCCGGCTCACCGTTACACGCGGCCAATAACATAATGATCATTAAACATAAGAAGCCTTTGATACCAATCTTCCGCCATTTTTTCCTATATCCTCGCTTATCCATTTTGCATTTCCTCCCTAAGATTTATTTTGGTTAAAAACTTTGTCCTTTCGGCCTCGCAATTCCATTTTTACACAAGAACCACCACCTCCATTTTAGAATATTGACGTTACATTCATTAAATTAAAACCGACCTTCCACAACTTTCTATACTCAATATCAGGAAACGCTTACATTTTTGTTCATAAATATAATTCAGCAAACCAAAATACTATTAATGAATGTGATTCACTATTTGTCCAGAAACTCCAAAACAAAAATAAATGAATCCATATTTATCAATGTTTATTAGCATTTTTAACAATGAACTAACCATCACTTTAAATGTATAGTAGTTTAATATTTGAATATTGTCAACAGTTATTTCAAACGAATTATTCGGTAATTGAATAGGATATCAATTATTTTCTGCATTTAATTAAAAAAAGGAGTGTTTTATTACCAAATTACAATTTACAAATATTACATAATGAATGAGTCATCATACTAAAACAAAAAAACAGAGGAACAATTCATTCCCCCGCTTGAAAGTATCGTTATTGATTTCGCTCCCCATGCACCCCCATCGCATCCCGCATCCACTCCGCCAATCCCTCCCCGAACTGATCAATATTCCTAGTGAATCGCTCATCAGCCACATACATTTCCCCTAACCCTTTGAACGCTTCCAAGGAATAGGAGCCAATTTTGTTGAGGAATGTATACCATTCGCCGATTGCTTCCTGCGCCTCGCTGGATTCGGGCTTGAGGTGACGGAGGTCTGCCAGTTTGATATAGATACGGTTCATCTCTGCCTCCAGCTCTTTTCCAAACTGGGCGACTTTTTTAGTCGATTCATCAACCGCTTGGTCTCCCCAGCGTTCCCTCGCCTCTTGTTCGTATGGATTATGACTGAAGTCAAACCCTTTAAATTTTTCTTCATTCGTCATTGTTCTTTCCCCCT from Bacillus sp. OxB-1 encodes:
- a CDS encoding class I adenylate-forming enzyme family protein yields the protein MNVMNEITRFSISTPNKIALKNLHSTITYEELEKKINQTANAFLSFGVEKGERILIQVGNRFEFIYCYYAAMKIGAIIVPINPLYTPNEMSFIVEDCQPVVYVCEQSAKNNIETVNKHSENVKKIVVLDDESEELNFGRYMTEQSGEYEANIEDNAVCQILYTSGTTGHPKGAMLTHDGLAGNAKTYSEHLKCTSDDIGLIVAPLYHAAAQTNCLNTMILSNAGCYIMEKFVPKVVLDTMEKEQITYFFGPPTMYAMLLNDPNIENYQFNLRIAFTGAASMPVSVHKRWKELFGFDILEGYGLTECSPVVSNHGPDGPIKHGSIGPAIEGVSVKIFDENDQEVPVGEIGEVVVQGPNVMKGYWNRPEATKEALRGGWFHTGDVGYQDEDGYFYIVDRKKDMINQGGLKIYPREIEEVLYQYGSFLEVGVVGEPDAIKGEQVVAYVTLKDSKGSVDFEDVEKFCRKNLAPYKIPKKYYVLDEMPKTLSGKILKTQLVKA
- a CDS encoding thiolase family protein, encoding MKEVVIVSAKRTAIGTFNGMYENVSTKELAKTVMKAVVEESNVPPEAIDEIIVGNVDQSSAFSNVGRIASLELGFPEKISAHTVGQNCASGMQALVNGIQAIKSGDAETILVVGTENMSQIPHLLKGTRSGYRLGHHQVTDKIVEMLHDPFVDMTMGETAEVVAEEHGITREEQDAFALRSHERALQAQRDGIFAKEIVPVTATKRKETVTLEEDQGPNERTSLEVLSSLRTAFKKDGTITAGNACGLNDGAAAMLIMSREKADELGVKPIARIVANASVGVDPKRMGLGPAYAVPKVLEKAGLTMEDIDLVELNEAFAAQALACVKQLELDLEKVNPFGGAIALGHPVGATGLRLIVTLLNGLEHFEKKRGIATLCVGGGIGGAVIVERV
- a CDS encoding class I adenylate-forming enzyme family protein yields the protein MISTILKEGLRKNPHKIAIYEKDKTFSYEELDQQIGQLAEGMKKSLRLEQGDVLAIQASNRIEFVWTLYACWRLGVAITTMNPALKPDEIKHQLENSNAKCFFYENSCKEKAAEAMRNMEIHPVQVLLDGPVNEGEIRFLSLFTGQGIPEQEIDQEAVALIIYTSGTTGKPKGVLLTHRNVVSMIHGVIESLHLQESDRSYLILPLFHVNSIHFTLSAPIYLGASVVLTNRFDPNEFLRNVEQFKPTYTVGVPTVYKLLADFPAEEIQKYDLSPLKFGLCGGAPLTESEFHRFQQNYPFQFLEAWGLSEAAACSTSNPLHGTQKIGSIGIPLPGQQVKVVDEQGGEVPRGERGELIVKGDVVMAGYLNNPKATEEALRDGWLYTGDIGYEDEDGYFYLVGRKKDVIIRGGINIYPKQIEEVLYEISSIKEAAVVGIPDEKYGEEVVAYVSVHESDQLSEEAIITYCKEKMANYKCPVKIYFLDALPKNSVGKIVKHELGKITV
- a CDS encoding 3-hydroxyacyl-CoA dehydrogenase family protein, producing the protein MKKIKEITQVAVVGAGAMGSGIAQVCIQSGYSVVLYDVNESQLKLAASNVLNRIKKWAEKRNRQEELQLLEGRLIIGGRLEDIESAEIVIEAIAEQLDVKQSLFNRLEDIVSSDTILASNTSGISITDIALGCKNKERVVGTHFFNPAPIMPVVELIQGKHSSEETIKTATSFIESLEKNVVLAKDVPGFIVNRIITPMLNEAMLSYEQGISTKEDIDTALKKAMGHPMGPLELSDYIGLDTLLYFMEHVYAETGNEAYRPGEFLKELVRKGHLGLKTGKGFYEYEEASAKITG
- a CDS encoding ABC transporter ATP-binding protein, producing the protein MLKLTDIHTYYGKVHALKGISIQVEEGSIVSLIGANGAGKSTTLKTISRLIQPKQGHFEWKGSSFIRKPSNEIVKQGIIHCPEGRRVFPLLTVEENLKIGAYQSKDKKTDERNLEKVFTYFPRLKERLQQKAGTLSGGEQQMLAIGRSLMGNPKVLLLDEPSLGIAPIIVREIFEIIQAINKEGTSILLVEQNAHMALEISDYAYVLENGRIALEGKAEDLRQNEEIKQLYLGK
- a CDS encoding TetR/AcrR family transcriptional regulator: MKKNDKYYSILEAAKKVFAQEGYHGASISKIAKEADIGDGTVYLYFKNKEDILIQLFDTAIYHRHVPKSESLIEPLQDPRIMLYELIRNHFDFFGEDYDMAKVVQIESRQPTESSRSVVKKGTKRYFQLLRKIIEKGQEEGLFRTDVSTSSLQILIFGTLDEFVTAWVLSEHKYSLMRKVEDAYKMLLQSIYNFSNNEREQWLASPRKN
- a CDS encoding acyl-CoA dehydrogenase family protein, translated to MAVKEKEVQEELDIFSSTIRGFAQEKIAPVAASIDENHQVPSGLMEEMKEMGMFGVPFPEEYGGSGFGWRAYYMMVEELAKIEGSIPAIIGAHTTIASNTIYVAGTDEQKRKYLTPLAQGEYLGAFALTEPGAGSDAAGIRTMAKKDGDDWIINGSKCFITNAPSADVFVVFAKTDMEKGARGGITAFIVEKGAEGLSIGKVEKKLGIRGSETSDVILDNVRVPSSQVLGEVGEAFKYAMRVMQNGRLSIAAQSLGLAKGAFEMAVEYAKERQQFGKSIASFQSIQNKIAEMKMEIFAIESMLESAIRLMEEEKPFNLEGSIVKAYASEKADAIINESLQVFGGYGYTMDFPIERMLRDSRINRIYEGTSEIQRVVIAKEVFRG
- a CDS encoding ABC transporter ATP-binding protein yields the protein MLTFENVTVQFAGLTAVDRLSFTVPEGSIYSIIGPNGAGKTTVFNCISRFYTPTGGRILFNEKDLLKVKPHEVVREGIARSFQNVELFSEMTVLENLLTGLHPLMKRNIFSISVHLPSVRKAEKEAKDKAYDVMEMLDITELAHEKVSDLPFGYQKMVDIGRAIMAEPKLLLLDEPVAGMNPVETQQISELIIRLKEEMGYTVLLIEHDMSLVMKVSDYLTVVNFGQKIAEGLPKEVQNDPVVIEAYLGEVEPLVEAN